The window GAATTTTTCGAGTAAGTCTCTCGCAGGCATAAAAGAGGATAGGAATTGTTAGATACATCCATGTCTGCATAATAGGAAGTACCAATTATTATTACAATTATTTCTGGAGCTAAAATAACTTCAATCAGAAGGAGAAATGACATACCGTCCTTTTGTACCATTTCTTGGTGAGGAAAATGAAGTAGGAATGAAGTACGAGAAGAATATACACCAGTGCAAGAAGATGGTGGGCATACCAAAATGAGTTGAATCCCGCTAAATTATGGAGTGGTGATGGCAACTTTACGACACTTCTTCTGAAGGAATGTGTTGCCAGTGTGAAAGAAAAGGCCATTATGATAATCATGAGGATACCAGTGACTCCTGGAATGCTGGCCAGTAGAGATGGATAGGTTGGTTGCTTGTAGTCGAAATATGGTCCCAATGTCgtcatgaactttggttttggACAAGTTATCAGTCTTGGGAAGTCGCATGTTACATGTGCAAGAGTATGCACTGCTGCCCCTATAGCTATAGCCGTCGCAATGATCTGTAGAGGTTTTTTGCTTAGCATAAAGCATGAGCTATAAATAAGCAAAGCTGAAGGGCATTGGCTAGTGAAAATGCCTCTAATACCTTGTGGAAATTGATGTTGTCGTCAAATGGGAAAATCGAACCAAGAGCAGTTTTTCTGAGTCTTGTAAGTGTGTTTCTGCAAACAGGGATGAGAATGAGAGCCATGTTCAACTTCAGGGTTTCTGCCGCTGCCTTGGCTATGCAAACACAGTAGCCCATTACTTGGAAAGCTGACCTCCTTCTGTACTGTTCAAATTTCCAAGCTGCTAGTGCTAGATTCACGATTATCCATAGCGAAAGAACCCAAATCCTCTTCCAATTTTCGTACATAAAATCTGTGGCCCTTCTCACAAATTTGTTATCTCTTTTGTATATCTTTGGCATCATTGATTTTGCAAGCCCATGTGACCGTCTGAATGTTCTCTCAGATCCTTGGGAGCTAACGAGGCCTTGAATCAAAGTTTCCAGCTGCGAAATCTGTTATAGAAGTTTGTACATTACTCTGCGTCGTCTACTAGATCTGTATGGTTCTTTAGATTTCCATTATGTTACCTCAATATAGCCATGGTTGTAAGGGTCAAGTTCCTTCATGACAAGAGCTGCATAGGTCGCAGCATGTGCTTTGAGTTTCGAAAGTTTGTTTGTTGCGGCACTCAGGATGATCACCTGTCAATGGCATCAATTGTATAATCTGGTGTCACATTTAAGCAAAGAAGCATTCTAGGACATGAAGTCTGCCGGTTAATTAGAAACTACCTCCTACCTCTTTGACCTCATCTTCAGTGAGTTGTCCATCTCCATTGTTGTCAACCCTTAGGCCATAAGAAGAGATAAAACTATGTCAAATGGATGTTACGATATCATTAGCTAGAAATTAGTATAGTACATGTCAAAGAATATCCGTAGTCGAGAGTCGAAGTTTTTGTCTGTCATTTCTTTCCAGAATTCATTTAGCTCTTCTTTAGTTACTCCAGATGCAGGATCCAAATTCCTTCGTCTTGCAAGGGCATCGTATAGCTTCCCAGAAAACTCCTTTGAATCAGCCATACCTAACAATCATCAAATTAGGCTTATAAACTAATGCATGTGTTGTACATTCTAATGTCACCTCTAATTCTAGCTTCTTTTGCTTTGCTGCAGTATAGTAAAATCAGCCTACCAATGTACTTAACTAGGTAAAATCTTCAACCTGTACCATAAAATGATTTGCAAGAAGAGACTTTGTAAAAATATTGATGATTTATTCCTCAAAAAGTTTATAGAGTGTGTTGATCTTCTCTGATTTACGTGCTGAGATAACTTGAAATACTCATATTTTGTGGTTACTTCTGTGCAGGAAATTGCCGTATTCCCAAATAGAACTGATTTTGCAAGTAAAAGCAACACATGCATGAAGAATTAAACAAAGAGTCAGTTACCAATGCAAGGTCCAAAATTCTCCTTCTGAAGTCTGCCGCCCACTGCAGATTTTTCAAATCGCTTCTCGATCGTATGCCAGCCTCCCTTCCCTGCCAAAGTCTTGTCGAGGAACTTGATCTGAGCACCGGATATAAACCCTCTCGTCCTACGATGTTGATGCTTTTCAGTGCCAGGCTTCGGGGTGATATCCTGCAGCTTAACGTCAGGTTCAAGCACAAGATGCTGGCCATGCTTCGGGGTGATGTCCTGCAGCTCAACGTCAGGTTCAAGCACAAGCTGCTGTGCTGGAGCTGATTGGTCTGGTTCTCCATGAGAACTAGTAGCATGGAGCTGGTGTGCAGAATTATCGATCTCTGGAACATCCACAGGTTGATGCGGCGATTCCATCTCTGGATGAAAGATATCCTGATGCAGCGTGCTGTACCCTAGCTGCTATTTAAGTCTTGCAGAATGGATTGAGCACGTAGGATAACCGTGGTGCATTACAAGTTACAATCGAAAGTAGAGATGAAGATTGGTATATGGAAATGCCTAGCATTACTGTCAgtgttaattatgattttgtgcgTTGGCAGCGCTTGGAGATATCTGAGTGGATGCTATCGTATTGTGGAGCGGTGTGTCTAATAGCAGTATAACATGTGGTGCGCTCATGATGTTGATAGCTCAACTTCGCTTTGCTGTCCACAATAATTGTTCAAGAGATGGTCCCTGCGACGGAATACTGGACTTTTAAACCCTCCAGACTTTCGAATTTATCGGAAATACTTTCGGATTTACTTTCATACGACCGAACCGATCGTATTAGTTTGCCTGAACGGTTGGGTACCCTCATTAAAAAAATAACAGAAATGCATCAGTTGCACGGCAAGTGTTAccgtaagtttttttttaattattaatttaaattaatatttatttttataataatccTCTGTAGAATATTCATTTGTCATTGTTATCATATAAAGGTATTCATTGCCACAGATTATCAAATTGCATTTATCCTTTTGCATGGACTTAGTTGATAGAGCAATGATATTTTAAATTTGCCCTGAATAATGGTATAGTGGTTAAGCTATCAAGTAGTTAATTAGATGTTTAAGAGTTAAATTTTAATTGAGATACAGTGAGATAACAGTCCTAAAACGCTAGTTGCTAAGATGAATTTtcatgaatatttttttatttgctttGATAAtcggtaaaaaaaatttataaaatggaATTGATCATCTTTAAAATTAAGCTACTTAAAGAATTAGATATctgaattattaaataataataataatttaaatttaaatggcAGATACGACTTGAGCATGTGTTTGGTGATGAGTGCTTATCATCGAGAGATGGATTGAAGTGTCGTCTCACCTATCGTCCATCTGCAATGTTTGCTGAAACATTACGTTCATTTATTCATACAAATTTATGCCAATCTGTGCATAATTAACCCATTAGCGACCTCTTAATTTGGTTAAAAGGAACTTGATGTTTAATCTTCATCCAAGTATTATGCAGACGATTGTGTGTAATTTCCAACTATGTAAATTGTTTTTATAAAATGGCCTGTATCTAAAATTAAACAgtcaaactatttttttttatttataaatcacGTGGAATTGAAACAGGGCCATCTTGGAAAAGAATATAGCAAAATGATCCTTTAAaaaacagaaagaaaaaaaaaacaacatttGCCCAAACAAGaatattgaaaaatattaaagGCGTGATTCATGCATATGCTTATTTAAGTATGAGTTAGGCGACGCGCATTAGAAGGTCGCCATTGATTGAGATTGAGTGGTTTGTTGGAAATGGAATTAGAACATAAtcgttaataaaaaaaatgatgaataatacCCAATCTAGAACAATGGACGGCCCCATTGCcccataaaaattttaaaatataattaatcagACTAAATAATATCAAACCTGAGATGACCGGCCGGATAACAGCCTGTTCTACGGAAATTTACCACTGCCACTTAAGTAAGATTAAATGCTTATCAAGGGAGTCTGAGAATCTATACGCATGTGGACCTACCCGTGCACCGCAAGATAATGGTTTGGTTTCCAACCACAAACATGCCAAATATTGGCAACTAGCTAAATATGCCATCAAAGAGCACTccaatttatattaattattaaatgctCTTGAATTTTATTTGTTCCTAGCAAATGCTCTATCCACATCGTGAGCAGTTTTAAGAGCCCTTCAAATTTGAATCGAGCCAttaaattgcaagaaaaaaagggaaaaaacacTAAACTCGTGAATAAAAGGCATTCCAAagaaatttgttttttttatttgtctTAATTTTACCAATTTTTAAAGAGGCACCCTTTCAATTATTTAACAAAAATACACTTCAAGTGATGTATTATTTCCGATATGCCTTCGTCATCTGTCCCGGTGTCCCCTTTCCGGTCGCCCCTCTTCCCGATGATTTCAGTGTGTATTTTAACATTGTCTAATTTTAACCTGCTAAACTCAATGAATGGAGTTCATAATAATTGTGCCGGGGAAACATTAGTGCAAGAATAACTAGCTTCGGCTTTTAATCCTAGCCTTCAAATAACGTAGAAATCGAGACAAAAAACATGAAGATGAACTGGAGCAGTTTTACCTGAATGACGTCCCATGGATATCAAATGACAGCTTGCCAAACCAGAACTAGGCCACTTCCATTGCGGATGCTGATTCATCTAATATATTCTTAAGCTCGTCGATTCTTTGCTTTGTGAGACGGATGCACTCCTACAGTAAAAAATAGTGTGTTCATTGCATTACAAGGAAAAAAAGGCTCCAAGTTCAATACTTCATACAAGGTTTCTAACTGTTCTATGAGGAATAAGTTGCCTACAACTTGGTTCAATTCAATTTCTTCATTTTCAATAGTAGCTCAGAAAGAAATTAGGTACTGCATGGAAGATTATGAAGAAAAAGGATAATGTGGCAAACCTTAACAGTCGATCTGCGAGCGAGGACTGCCCCACCAGGTTTATAGATTGACACCAGTTGCCCTAATGAATCAAGTACTACAGTTACAAAAGTTTCCATAACGGACTCTTCCTCTGCAGTTGGGTCCGCCAAGATGTACTTTTCATGGAGCAAGCATGTCAAAGAAAACGGGATCCTTTGAAGCGGAAgctttctcttttctttattaACCAACTCAACCGATGGTTTTCCTTCAAGTAGCTCCTCAGAAACAGTAATTACTTTGCCATCATCATTGAGAGAAACAAGAGGGATTTGCACTGACCAATAACACAATTATATCATGAAAGATCCACAATTGGAACTTAaacattaatatttttatatcttCTAAGCTAGATGATTAATGGTTGTAGAAAATATTCTATACTGATTATTATCTTACAAATCAAATAGACTATGAGTCATTAAAAGTTACAGAtaatataaaaggaaagtttcaagtCAATAAAAATATTGTGGGATCCCAATCAAAAGAGTGGCACAATACATGTCTTAAGTGCATCAGCACCTTAAAATAGAGAAAGAAGACTAACTAatgattattattattgaaaaaaaaaatgtccacGACGAACAGGAAATTTGCATAGTTGTTCATGATAAAAGGAATAACCATGAGTATTTGACAAAGATGGAAATGCCACCTCAACCACTTTGGCAGTATATTAATAATAGGCATGTTTGTCAAGGCAAAGTTGAGACTAAATTATAAATGGTATAGCGATACAAAACAATGAGAAGTCTAAAGAAAGGCAGTACTAATCAACTAGATGAAGGTAAAGTCCACCTTAAAATTCTTTCTACCATTCAAAGAAAGTGTTTTGAATCCTGAAACACCCTTCAGTAATTTTCTTCCTCTTTAGCTTCCAAATCAACCATAAAAACAGTAAGAGAATCGTTATCAAAGCAATAACACTAGTAGGGGAAGGACAACAGTTCAAGAACCTATAATTGGTGATTGAATAAAGAGTATGTTGGAAAACAACAGAGTAGATTAGGAGCCTAGACTGATTTTATGAGAATCGCAATGGAGAATATGAACCAATGAACTCATCCAAGAAACataaagaggagaagaggagtatCTGATCTAGATTTATCAAAAACAGtttttttttccagaaaactttGTTTCTAGAGGCTAGCTATATAAGCATTTAACTTTGGGGATCCCTTGTCATGATGTACTCGTGTACAAAATATCTAACTTTCTTAAGTAATAAGATATCAATGAAAGGAGACTTATTGAAGAATTGAAATCCAGATTTGGATACGTTATAGTTTTGCATTGTATCCTTTTAGATGATTATTGATATGTTTTGGTAGGATGGTGTTACTCAGACTCAAACTGAGATACTTTAGCACCTTTTCCTAAGAGCAGTATAAGCTTGTACTTTGAATTTGTGAGTCATCGCTCATGACAAGACCTTGTTGTTAGTGTATGTATGATGTTGCATTATCAGCAATGGAGTTCCAAATAGTTAATGCAAGAGGTCTGACAGATTGATCCACCACCAATCTGACAAGTAAATACAGAACTTACTGATAACTATATTTCTAGCAACTAATAATTAAGGACAACAAGATGATCTTTGTGGAAAAGCAAACATAGCACTAAAGGGGCGGGCTAGGAGGAAATAGGCATTTCGACAACTAGATTTTGTTGGTCTATGTAGCAAGGCTGTAAACATTTTATTCGATCATTTTAACCACAGGAATTTTGTTGATAATAAGCCAGTAAACATTTTGCTTGTGAAATAAAATGTTGTGACTTACAGTGAGAAAATGCAGCAATTGCTGAGAGTAATGCAGCATCAAAAAGAGCACCATCAGCATTGAGACAATAAATGTCCTGCAAAAGGAAAGAAGATGCTCCTATTACTATGTTCAAAGAAGAGAAAAAGCACCATTACCATTCtatgttttaaaatgattttggcaATAAGCGGTTGCATATTTATAAAAGAGATCCGCCAATGAAACTGGTGCACCACCTATGCATGGACGTGTACACATTATTCTGACAACATCAACTaagctttatcccactaggtgtaCACATTAATCCGAAGGCATGTATAAATTGCTTATGTTGATTAATAGTGATTTTCAATTATACTAGTTATGTATTGACATAATCTTTTGagaaattatgaatatattagaTTAAATAATACTCTTCCGTATACATATATGATACTGttgtcttattattattatttaattatttttttatatagaacACATATGCACTATGCAATGGATGGATTGCATACCAACTAAGTACAATTTAAAAACCATGGCCAGACACATATTTAACCACTACATTTAACAATATTCTTTCACCATATTTGGAAATTTCAAACAATTCCAAAAGGCATTAAAAATAATCATGCAAATCAAGACAGAAATCTCATATTAAATCTTCATACCAGATAGGACATCCATGAAGCTTTGCCACTAACCAAAGATAGTTCTTTTAAGTTTATCATCTGAGAACTGCAACAATTCAAAACTTAAACAAACCACACAAATACATAAgcaaattaaagaaaaggaaaaaaaaattataaaatgataGTATATTGGCCCTTCCAATGTATAAGCATTGGTTTAAAAAGAGATTAAGATGGTTGCATATGGATCTTCATAGCTATAGTGGTTAATAAAATGATAGTTTTGGAGTAAACATAGTTGTGTTATTAGTTAAGTAATACATGATGTATTTAGTGTATCATCGTTATTGAACAACACAAAAAAATTTCCCTCGCAGTTGACATAATAAATTATTGACAATGTAAAAGTTTTATTCTTCTAAAAGCTAATAATGTTCATTGTTGATAAATAACACATTGCAATGAGTAATCAAGCAGAAAACACTTGAAACTCCATTCAACAAGAAAACATCACCCAGTCTGGTACTAATCCACACAAACAGTCCCATACAATACAAATAGTTGCAAAAGGTGCTGTTTTGTCATAAAGAAAAACAATCACACAATGAAGGAAATGGAAATTACCTAATTATAGTATCTGATAACTGTTTTGAAATAACAGGTGCTACCTCAGCAGGCCTCCCAGGCCTAACAGTCGGTGAACATATCGGAGGCATGTAGAACTCAATAGCTGCATAACGTCCAAATTAGAGGCTGCtacaaaaagaaaacaatggaTCCTCTGAAAGAGCGGCAAGTTAGACCTAAGGAGCCTTCATCAGGCGCGTCAGTAGCTGGGGTCATAACTTCAAGTTTGATAGCTGCCAGCATCGTCTGCCAAAAAGCAGAAGCATTTCACCAAACTGGCGATAGACGTAAAAAGGAACCGTAAGCAAACAACAAGAAAGCAATAGGAAGAAAGAGAAGGCACACCGTATCGCCAATCTTAACCAAGGCGGAACCATCGGCAGAAGCAACAGGGCCTTTTGAGATGATAGAAAGACAGAATTAGCTAATGCGCAATACAGAGTTGTCGAacggaggaagagagaaagagggcaACCAAGGGCGATGGAAGTATCCCTGGCGCGATGGAGGGGACGGGCGTCGGGGCGGACGGAATCGCGGAGGTGGCGCTCGTAGAAAGCAAGGGGGAAGAGGCGGCGGTAAGCTTCCACCTCCATCTCCCCTGCCGCCAGACCGCCGCCGCCAGTCTCGCCGCCGCCAAAAGCCGTTGACGTCGCTGCTGCCATACGTAATGTAAACGAAGCggaaaacctaaaaccctaaaaccAAACAACACTCGACCATTgtcctttaaatttattaaaatgcgTTTGATTTAGGGGAATAGGAATGGGGAATaagattgtcattgttaatatttatattataggaataggaatacaaatatatctccccttcaatgagtttaccctattttcatcaatcaaaatatttccttattctaaAAATATCTttgacctaaaattaaaattttctcctttaatattaaatatcaaaatatatttatttattttttcttttatatcacttCTCTCCTGGTTCTCTCtcgtcattttatcacacactttctctcttcttaatctctcctatcacgctttatttcctcttttttttcttattacactttctctcatcatactttttctttctttcatcacactctcttccttctttttttctcagcatactttctctcttatcatacgttctctctcctcaatctctctcaccacactctcttttctcttttttttctcatcacattttcgctcttctcaatctctcttgtcacactccctccttttttttcctcaacacattttctctctcatcatactttctccctcatcataatttctctctcctcaatctctcccatcatattcactgttctctttttttctcatcaaactttttctcttatcatattttctttctcaccatactttctctctcctcattctatctcatcacacactctctttcctcatttttttctcattacattttttctctctttatcctctcacatcatattttctctctcatattctctcatcatgctctctcctatcacactttcttttctcattttctctcattacactttctctctcttcattatctctcatcacactttctctctcatcattctctttcatcatatttttctctcatattcatctttctctcccatctaattttttctcttatttttctttaaaggtaaaaaaggaaattttgatttattccgatagaaaatatgcaactaactaaacattacttttaatagtgatatccatgctcatactcattcccattccacaatacaatgattctcattcgaATTCCTATTCCTAGAAAAAAATCAAACGCCCCCTCAGTTTTTTTTTGGATTTCCCAAAGTGCTGatcatattttaatttaaaatacaaGACCCTTTGAACGGTTAATGCGTCGAAGGATTGAAAACTCAACTGCGAAGTTTTGATGATATTTTTCTCCGCTAGAATAATAATTCTAAGACGATCAATATTCTTAATTTATTCTAATGGTggataaaattttgtaaaaatgattatttttagaattaatcaatttaaataactagaTATTTGGATCAtcgaaaataaaacaaaattattattactatttaaaccgaattaaaaatgaaaaaaatattattaatttatcagaaaattcattaattttttttaaatgacactgaacttatttttaattttagagctttatttaaaaaaaattaaaatgcaaaaacatattaataacaaatataaaatatttattttttattataaaattaagaGATCATCatgaattttattatttaattttttattaatcatttatatttttaaatttttttaaagtttcaaaattaaaaacataaataaattgagtacatcattatttttaatgagtattttttttaaaaaaaatgaatttttaatattattaataacttttatatttaaatttcaaattttttcgtGATTAGATTattcaatttaaataaataataattttttattttaatttagaaaaaaaaaatagatctgcTATCTTAGCGACCCCCTAGTATCGATGGAAGAGACATAAATATAAGTACACAAGTCATAGGCGTATAGTGGGATCAACTTCAGATCgttagttcctgagaa is drawn from Zingiber officinale cultivar Zhangliang chromosome 1B, Zo_v1.1, whole genome shotgun sequence and contains these coding sequences:
- the LOC121976439 gene encoding putative respiratory burst oxidase homolog protein H, with protein sequence MESPHQPVDVPEIDNSAHQLHATSSHGEPDQSAPAQQLVLEPDVELQDITPKHGQHLVLEPDVKLQDITPKPGTEKHQHRRTRGFISGAQIKFLDKTLAGKGGWHTIEKRFEKSAVGGRLQKENFGPCIGMADSKEFSGKLYDALARRRNLDPASGVTKEELNEFWKEMTDKNFDSRLRIFFDMVDNNGDGQLTEDEVKEVIILSAATNKLSKLKAHAATYAALVMKELDPYNHGYIEISQLETLIQGLVSSQGSERTFRRSHGLAKSMMPKIYKRDNKFVRRATDFMYENWKRIWVLSLWIIVNLALAAWKFEQYRRRSAFQVMGYCVCIAKAAAETLKLNMALILIPVCRNTLTRLRKTALGSIFPFDDNINFHKIIATAIAIGAAVHTLAHVTCDFPRLITCPKPKFMTTLGPYFDYKQPTYPSLLASIPGVTGILMIIIMAFSFTLATHSFRRSVVKLPSPLHNLAGFNSFWYAHHLLALVYILLVLHSYFIFLTKKWYKRTTWMYLTIPILFYACERLTRKIRENNFRVDVIKAAIYPGNVLSIHMTKPPGFEYHSGMYLFIKCPDISPFEWHPFSITSAPGDDYLSVHIRSLGDWTTALRNCFGKACEAEVKSKKANLVRLETTIVADIELQDTRFPKIFIDGPYGAPAQDYKKYDILLLVGLGIGATPFISILRDILNNTQSNKEMESKTSQNETNNGDGPGRAYFYWVTREQGSFEWFKGVMNEVAESDHNNIIEMHNYLTSVYEEGDVRSAIIAMVQSLQYAKSGIDIVSGSQIRTHFARPNWRKVFSNLASTHKACSIGVFYCGPSNLAKQLRDLSMEFSHDTTTRFDFHKENF
- the LOC121976456 gene encoding exosome complex component RRP43-like, with product MAAATSTAFGGGETGGGGLAAGEMEVEAYRRLFPLAFYERHLRDSVRPDARPLHRARDTSIALGPVASADGSALVKIGDTTMLAAIKLEVMTPATDAPDEGSLAIEFYMPPICSPTVRPGRPAEVAPVISKQLSDTIISSQMINLKELSLVSGKASWMSYLDIYCLNADGALFDAALLSAIAAFSHLQIPLVSLNDDGKVITVSEELLEGKPSVELVNKEKRKLPLQRIPFSLTCLLHEKYILADPTAEEESVMETFVTVVLDSLGQLVSIYKPGGAVLARRSTVKECIRLTKQRIDELKNILDESASAMEVA